Within Scomber japonicus isolate fScoJap1 chromosome 18, fScoJap1.pri, whole genome shotgun sequence, the genomic segment GTGTGTGCGGGTGGGACTGGCCCCCGCCATCAgcctggctgtagcttcatgaAGGAACAACTGGAAAGagacggaggaaagagagatgagagaggagagaggaggagggactAGAGCGAGTGATGATGACTCATAGCGAATGTTCAGCTCTACCTCAGTGAGACTTTGAAGCCTTGTGAACAACGCTGCTAAACACTTGCCTTTAGGgatgtgtgggtatgtgtgctCCCAACACCTTCCAGCTAATTTCCACAGAGAATTGTACTGACTGGCTGCAAATATGTGCACAGGATCTATCTGTATTTATATGCTATGTGCTTCTTAGTGTGTTACCATTTTGTATTTGAGCCTGATGTGCCTTTTTCATTCTTATACATGTTGGTTTGTGAGcattttacagtatattattttgatttttaattgcCTGACAGTAAAAACGTACAATGCAggagtgtgtgttcatttaaacaagataaacacacaaatgttcGTCTGTTTAAATAATGAACGTGTGTGTCAGTCATCAAGTATAAAACtgagtgtgcttgtgtgcttgACGAAGGAAACACGGTtagaaaacagttaaaaaaaaaaaaaattaaagttaatGCAGTGATCAACACCGTTATACATACTCTTCGCATTGCAGGCCTGAAGCTGTGTGCCAGCTTGCGTAGGGAGCTGAGATCTTGCTGAAAACCTTGGAGCTCAGGTGGGGAGGCCTGGTGGACGCCCACAGAGCCACTGGTGCCCACCGACCCTGTCCCCACAGGAGTGGTCCCCTGCTGCTGCAGACGCCACACATTGGTCCTCATCACCAACAACAGGTCACACAAAAGCAACTGGACAACCTAGAAAGAAATGAGCAACATTAGGACTAACAAAAGGCCTGGACCACCGCTGGACTGTGAGAAATATGCAGTACTGTGGTTGGtatttttactatatttattCCAACAATTGTAGTGTCTTGTTATCTGTCATATTAACATTACAAGTTAAACTTGAACTTGGCATTTTCTGTTGACCTTTCAAATATTAGGGAGTAATCTGACTTTGTAATTGACTGTGCtcttaaagctacccttacctttgttacatttttacaaatttttttgtttaggttaaaatgctgtTAATAAGGTAAtagcactctaaaatgttagagagatccaccagtcatagaaactcatcattattccattctcataatattctgtgaaaactctgaccaatcattcggtccgaatgatataagtgctgtgtgaaatgcaagaaaggtaagagtcacTTTAATTTACATATAATGATTTGTAttacttcaataaaaataaatccataaTAAACAATTAATAGATCAACCGGCTGGCCAGAAGTACAACAGAGCTCTACACATGAGTTGAAGGGCATTTTCAGCTCGCTGCATGTGTGTTGTGCTGTTAGTGGCCCAGCTCTCTGCTGCACTGCAGGTACATTGCACTCCGCTGAGACACACATGCAATGCAACTACAATGCACCACAGTACTGGCCATAGATGTGCACACACTGCGAGTTACCTATCCACCAGCATCACCATCTGCTGAATGCCAGAGGGTAGGACATCGCGCCATCACAGAGTGGAGTTgctggagggagggggggggggtgtgcatgtattgttgtattgtgaaaagtatgtgtgcgtgtgtatactTTATACTTGAGTAATTATGTGTGGGCACATCTGTCACatgtatgtttacatttttaatgcagaTGCCCTCACAAAAATGTCCCTCATTGGAATAACAATCATCAACAACTTCCATGAGGGCATATTTGAAAGTGTTCGTGTGAATGTGTCTACCTTGTCTAAACTGGAGCTGTGGCAGTGTGGTCCTAGGTTGAGGCTGTCTCGGAGCAGGGCGCTGGCCTTGTCGCTGAAGCTCAAACTCAACTGGCAGTTTTCTGGCTTGGACAGCAGAGCCCGCACAGCCCTGAATGTGTTCAGACACGCCTTTGGCAGAAGACTCCTGACAAAGcaggagacagaggacacaGGTTTAAGGAgagtgcgcgtgtgtgtgtgtgtgtgtgtgtgtgtgtgtgtgtgtgtgtgtatgtctcctCTGCTTGGCATTATCAAGCAAAAAGTTAAGCAACACACTCTTTTGCTGGCTATGTTCAACTCACTCTGCGTTCTGTAGACTGCGAGGCAGGTGCTCCACTGTGGGATACAGTCTCTCCGCTGCAGCATCATCTCCTTGGAGCCAGTTGATGATCACCACGGCAACAGAGGACCACCACTTGGAGTGGGGGTCGCAACCTGGAAGTTGGAACAAAAACAGTCACAAGGTGAGATAcctgcagacaaacaaaaaggGCAAATATTTGAATCCCCTACTGCCCACTTTCACATTTaacatgcatgagtgtgtgcgcgcatgcacacacacactggacagCTGTTGTCTGTATTTTGACCTCTGAATCAATCTGTCTCTCCCCTCTGGCACAGTCACAACATACTGAGAGAAAGAAGCCATTTTGACGACTCCCTCATGAGGGAAAACTACTCCATTTAacattggacacacacacacacacacacacacacacacacacacaaacctaacACTGTGTGAGCAACCTGAGGCTCTGCCAAGGAAAGTCTTAAAATCCCCACAGcgcctccctctccctccctcctctcaaGGTGATCACCGATTCGACAGTGCTGACGATAGATGAAGCAATATAGCGGATGCCTCCCTTTCACCTAGCCCCCTTTCGCTTAGATCAGTGATCAGTAAGGATAAAGTGAAATGGTGGGAGGGTGGAAGTCAGCCCAGTGTAAATCAAGCTACTCCATCTCAATTGTGTAACAATGAACTTTATCTCGCTGCTTATTTTGCAAGCACTTAAAAAGAAATCGAATGTTTGGAGCAGGTGAGGAAAAAaatgcaggagaaaaaaaaaagcaaatgcaATTCTCTCAGAGAGGATAAGGGGTAATGAAGCACAGAGCCCAAATCTACACCTGAAATTGTTGATGTACTCAAGAAAAGTCGGATTAGTCAGTGAGTGTTAGGTGGCTCATATCTCATCAGTTCATTTTGGGCCGGGATTCAAAAACAGCTGCTATTGTTACTCATGTTTTAGTAGTGATGCTAAATTATCAAAAAGTAGCAAAAGTTTTCTATGtattaatacaatataatccTAAATTTGAATCTCTCAGTCATGACATGAAAGGCAATTTAATCTTTTGACATATGAAGGAGACAGACAAATGTAATGTTGACACAAATGACAGCTGACACACTTACCAGTCACAGTAGCCATGTTGGAGCCGATGGCGAAGGACTGTGAGGTGGCACCCGCTGCATCCGATGCACTAATCAGCAGCTGGAGATACTCCAGGGCATCAGCGTACTCCCTGAGGAGGGACACACACTGAATGGTTATTTTGCTGCCAAACTGACAACTGTCATTACCAATATTTCTGTTTAGTCCATTACACTATCTTCATTGTTtcctttaaattattttaaagcaaatcattattttatgctgcaatcttatatttaaagctctattctagcactttatttctctcttctttctatacttttgtttttatttttattagtgtggggggtggggggttaattgtatgtttaatgtttctcaaattacatgttttttctgttttatataaagcacattgagttgccattgtgtataaaatgcgctatataaataaaactgccttgccttgccattGTTGTTGTGCCCATCTTTTCACATTTACCTCAACTATGTCATAAAGTTAAACCATAACTCGTCACAAAGGAATTCTAATGAAAGATTAGAATCAAAAATGCTTGTTTGTGATTTTCCTCACCCCTCTCCCTGGCTGGTGCTTTTCTCTCCATGTGGCTGGGCGACACAGTACAGAGCCTTCTCCAGGAGGTGCTCTCTGAAGGCCTGGGTCACCTGGGCCAGAGGATCCACTGTAAGAGCATCAACAAATGAGAACTATGAGAAATacaacatgtctgtgtgtgcatgtacaaaTACAGGCCCTATGCTTCAGGTGACAATGTTCAAGAGGATTCATCACAGCCAATTAGCCATTATACAAAACAGTAATAGTTTGTCTACACTGACCAGTATTGCCAGCCTGACTGTAGATGCTATCTTTTGGGGTGCTACGAATGGCCCAATCCCCGTCCACAAAGAAGCGATGACCAAGTGGGTGACAGAGCCACTGCATAGCCGGAGGCACACTGCCACTAGATGACAGGCATGCCTGGCGGGCACTGCTCAGGAACACACGCTGTAAAGGATTAAAAACCAGCAGTTAAGTTGTGCAATCTCAAATCTTACAAACATGGACATTACAGAGCTTATAGTTGACTCATCATGTTTAGTAATCAAGTTGGCAAATCTCAGGATCATTTATAAAACAAGATGCTTGAATGTGAGCAAGAAAGACAAGTCGACCGCATGAACCAAACAACAACTCAAAACTACTTATTGCGAAAGTGTTTACCTCAGGATATAAAATGCGCAATTTAATAAGTGGCTAGTGTCTATGCAAAAATATTGCTCAACAACATAAATGAGTGAGTGACATGCATGTGTAAACTAAAGGGGGCTTACAGAGGTGAAATGCAGGATCCTTGGCAGGCTGGCTTTGACCCGTAGAGCTGCAGAGACATAGACTTCAGCCAGAGAGGCAACAGGCAGACAGGAGCCAGCACACTCTGCCAGGTTCACTGCACTCAAAGCCATGTGCACTGCTGACAGGTGGCTCCCATTCAGCTTACCTGAACGTGTAAACAAGGCATAGACAAgaaattaaaaactattttattaaaaatatgccAGAGAACTGCTCTGCAAGCTAAGAAATGTGCCTGCTGATATAACCGCCAAAGGAACCACGAAAAAAAAGAGGCGTAACGTCTTATACTAATTACTCAAGCTTAATGATTTTGCAACCTTAGTATAAACCTTTTATTGGCACTAAATCAACATAAGCTGGCTCTTTCATCAAAAAAGGGAGGGGTTAAGTTGCTCTTTAATCACTCTGGATTTGTCACTTCAATGTGCCACCCCTCCAGTGTTCAGTCTACCACACTGATTTAATTTAGAACCAGGATTTTTCCCACCAACCAACCTGTCATGTGTAGCTGGTGCAGACGATGGTAGACCAGGGCGGCGTCACGGCTGCTTTTGCAGGCGTCCTCCTGCAGGGGGCGGTCAGAACGCAGCCCTCCAGCTCTGGCAGCCAGCCAGCGACCCACCCAGAGGCGCTGGAGGCAAAAACGTAGAAGGGACCACAGTGCAGCACAGGCTAGGTCTAACTGGGAGGTGGGTAAGGGGCGACCGAGAGCCTTCAGACAGGTCCACAGGTTCTGACTAGCCTGGGCAAAATCTCCCTGTGGAGGGCAAAagagataatgatgatgatgattaggaAGAACAGATCAAAAGGCAACTCAATAGGAGGGGTTTCTTTCTAAATATAGAGTTTTATGATATTCCTATGAAGCTATTAGTTAATTGTCTGCATACTCCATGCTTTCCTTATCCATGtaattttctctttaaataatCTTAAGTGCTGGTGAAGatcaataaattaaatcttTCTGTATCAACGATGAAACGTACTCTGGCTAAGTCCAGGTCAGCCTGCTTGCGGTGCCTCCAGAACAAGACAGAGGATCCAGAGTGTGGTCTGGTTACAGGCTCTCCATAAACCAACAGTCGGATCAGAACTCCTGACACCAGGATCCCGTTCAGTAGCCACACCAGTAACGTTGGCAGCATCCAGTCCATCCAGCCCCATGAGTCAGCTGCAACAATACACACTTCTATAATAAAACTGTAAACATATGTGGAGTCATCATTTATAACAATATAACATCTTATGAAATCATGCCTTGAATTATTCTACAACAGGTATTTTGAGTGACGGTGTCATCATTCTGTCTCCCTTCCTCAAAGCATTTATACCCCCCATACCTGCAATATCTATGCCCAGAACGCTCCTGCCTGCTGAATGAGTGGTGGTGGCTGCAGTATTAGCAGCTGAGCTGCTGTCAGGTGAGCACAGCAGGGCAGCCAGGGGGttgagggagaggaagaggaaggtgaaGGCACATAGTGCCATACGGGAACGGTCCAACATGCCACCAGCGCTGCCACCAGATGCTGGTCTGTTCAACACGCCCACACTGGGCTGACACACAGAAAAGAGACCACAGAGATTAATTTCTggtaaaggtaaaaaaaacattataacattgtgactaataataataataataataacaacaacaattaatTATGATCATTATTACCTGAACTAATGTTGTTAATATGTTAACAATCTGTACTAATAAGTAGTTACTGATAAAACCCTAACAACAGATATCCTGTACTAGCATTGCTGAAAGTAGATTACTCAGCCTTTCTTCAACCTGCTTTCTGTTCTGACAATCAGCAAACACAAGGGGCAATGTAAACATGTCAGAGCCACATAGCCTCTGCATATATAGAGGAGTACATCATGGCATGATATGATGTACAGAGTTACTGCAGCATTTCCATTCAGAAGTATATTTCAGCCTTGAaagtaacagattacagttatttagatatttaaatgACTTGTAATAAATGAGAAAGAGGGGATTCAATGTCTTGCTCAAGCCAATTGTATTTTGAGATCATACGCAGCTATGAGATTCCTAAGTCGACAAAATTTACCAGTTCAAATGTTGTAATGTTTACCAGTTTAAGTGAGAATTGCATACCTTGGTGTCCTCCCCCATTGGACTGTCAGGCTCTGAGTCGCTGCCACAGTGTGAGAAAGAAGTGGGCGAGCCCACATCAGAGGCTGGTGGGGTGggcagctcgttcttcacatcAGCCGGTGCATCCACCTCCATAGCAACGAGGTCCTTGAGAGACTctggagaaaaaggaagaggaaagatgaGGTGAGCAGTTAGGGGTCAATCAGTGGAACAAAAGCAGAGACGTCTTTAGCCTTAAATTGTACCTATCTAGGAGACAATTTTGTAATTTCAGGATAACAGCAGCTATCAATAGACCTCATCATGAAAGGTCAACTGAATGACTTCCTTTAGAGAAAAATGTGATAAATTGTAGAGGAGCTGTTACAgaataaagaagagaaaaaggtcTCAAGCACGTACTGTTTTTCTGGGCTGACATTTTAAGAGCCATGTTCTCCTGTTTGAGTTTCTGGTTGGCCTGCTGCAGGTAACGGATGTAGTCGATGGCTTTCCTGAGCACTGCAGACTTGTTGAGCTACAACAGAGTGGAAAAAGAAGCAATTACACCTATAAATAAGTGGTAAACAGTAAAATTCATATTAGTAACATTATTTTTCTAAGCAGGATTTGTACACCCTACAGGATTAAGAACTAATGCCATTTTTAAAAGTaagaacatttttttgtaattttattgCCGAAGCATTTTCAGGTTCATGGCGTTGTAGTAAAACCAAGAAATACTTTTTCCTACCTTGGCCTCCGTACCAGCCACCAGGTCTTTGAGCTCGATGATTTTGTCATTGATGGAAGAGCGGTAGCGCTTCTCAATTGCATTGTGAGCTGTGCGCTTCTCCCCCTTGTGTGGCTGGCCGACTGGTTTACCACTGATTGCGATGCGGTTGATTGGCAGCTTCTCAGTGTCCACCATGACAGGCACCGTAGTCAGGATGGTGCCCCCGCCCATAAAGGCCTGAGGAGGTACACAGGGTGGTACAGAAGAGGGGAGAAAtaggagaacaaaaaaaaggagacagttGGGTGAAGCATGTGCAAAGGAAATTGTATTTCTAACAGTTCTTCTCCCACACAAGTTCATTTATGGTACATATTTGACCAGCCCAGTTTAGATCCTCATTGTTACTAATTGTTTGTAGAGGTGATTATGTAAAATTGAAACTTTTCTATTCTTGCAGCTGAGGGATTTGCAGTTGAGTGAATGTCACTACCAAAGTGTGTTGTGTAATCAGAGTTTCAGCCGCATACAATGTGTCTACCTGCAGGGAAGTGCTCTGTACTGGGGAAGTGGTGGCCAAAGAGGTGGGAGAGGCCACCGTAGTGACTATGCAGGGGTCATGCTTCAGGGTGGTCAGCAACAGAGATTCAGCCTTGATGAACTGGGGTTGCAGCAACacctaaaaaacacacacaaatcaggACAGATGCAGATTTTAGTCTGCCTTTTGATTCCATAATGCTCAAGCAAGAAATACAAGTTAAAAGGTTCATTCAGGTCTTACACACTTACAGGTAGTTGCTGTACGTGAGATGTGATGGTCTGAGCCGATGGGCTTACTGACGTCGTGAGTAGAGGAGAGGTTGTGGTCAGCCCTTGGAGCTGAGCCTGAATGGCCACTGGCTGAACGGCTGGAGGTGAGGATGACAAGCTGGTGACTGGTTGGCTCACTGTGCCTGGACTGCCAGCTGGAAAAACAGTTATGAAACGTTGAAAATAATTCTACAGTGGATGAGCTCATTGCCTAATTGCTTTCCATGATCTAAGTGTTAAAGTGACTTTCTTTAATCTATCCTACATTTGTACTTAAACCAAAAGTCATAATGGCACTGTACAACGCAGGCAAGAGAATATCAAACATTTGTATTGGTTTCTGAAATGTGCTGGTGATGGTCTACTACAGTAcaaatgtatatttgtgtttgttaataACAATCATGTCTACTGAAATTATTGACACCTGATGGTTTGGAAAAGTAGTACATTACACCTTAGTTATTTTTTctaaaatgcaacaaaaagtttttattatctttattaccCAACCTGGTTACTCATACTTGGCTTCAACCGTGAGTCTTGTTGGAGCTGATAAGAAACTGTAGGTGACACACTGAATGTTGCTTTCGCTTATTTGATGGGATAGCCCCGTCACCCATTGGTCTACAAACCCATAACTTCCACAATGTTAGGTGTAGCAACAGAAACTCTTTCTACTTCAGTTGCTACACCTAACATTGTGGAAGTTATGGGTTTGTAGACCAATGGGTGACGGGGCTATCTCATCAAATAAGCGAAAGCAACATTCAGTGTGTCACCTACAGTTTCTTATCAGCTCCAACAAGACTCACAATTGAAGCCAAGTATGAGTAACCAGGTTGggtaataaagataataaaaactTTTTGTTGCATCTTAGAAAAAATAACTAAGGTGTAATGTACTACTTTTCCAAACCATCAGGTGTCAATAATTTCAGTAGACATGATTGTtattaacaaacacaaatatacatttgTACTGTAGTAGACCATGTACTATACACGCTGCAATGTGTACATATAAAATGGGTGTTGCCCATACAAAGCAGTTTCATTTAGTTCAAAGACTCTCACGTTGCTGAGCAAAGTCTATTAGATTAGAGCAATCAGCTGAGGTTGAATAACCTAGTGTCTGAGTTTAGGGAATTCAATTCACATGGAGAGCCACCTTGCTGGGCTCTGGGGGTTAATTTAGGACACATTTCCAAACTAACATGGGAAACACAAATCTGATTTAAACTACATTGGCTCTGAGTTTGTAATCCTTTTTAAACTAATGAACTATCTTAGttgcaggtgtgtgtatatgaggcAGCTGTCAAATACTCTATTGGCTCTTGTGGATTTCTAgcatttccctctttttttcaaataactTTGCTCTCCATTCTTAAATTATTCACTGTGCATCGGTATGAGGTAACACAGTGTGGACCCATAAACTGGTGTGTGCCCTTTAAAGCATAGGAATCCTCCTCCAACCATCTTGGACCTGAAGAGTCATTTATACCAGACAGCTTATACAAGTATTGTTACAGCCAATTCACTGAAACATTTGCCAAACATCACAGCTCCTGTTTGCTAAAGAACACAACGATTTCTtctttaaaagacatttttaaactaCTTTCTGACACTGAACAGCTTGTTTTTTATCtggatttaacatttaatttatccaattacagaaagaaagtgccagtcaaaagtttggacaaacATTCCCAAATCCTTGGATGAATCTGTACAAAGCCAGAAAACCTGTCACGAGAATAAGAATATAACctatgtagaaaaaaaaaatcgcacTACCTTTTTAAAGTCTTAAACTTGGATCTTGTTGATATTAGATAAGTCACAAAAACCTGGCCTCTCACAGCACTCAGATACACCGTCATCACCATCAAACTGTGCTTACCTGTGAAGCTGTTCGGATTGCTGAAGGTGGTCCGAGTCTGCTGCTGGTTCTGAACTTGAACCGAAGCCTGAAGCTGTGTCTGCGGCTGGGGTTGAAGTTGGGGCGGAGTCTGTGGTGCAGGGGAAGTGAAGAGGGCCTGGGGTGTGGAGCTGAATACTGGGGTCGGTCCTGGTGATCCATGAGGTGAGGCTGCCTGGGCCGGGCTAGACTGGCTGAGAATGGGCTGGGGCTGTTCCACCTGGGGCTGTC encodes:
- the srebf1 gene encoding sterol regulatory element-binding protein 1 — translated: MNNLSFDDASLDNLDPTLSLNDPSDIDTALLSDIDDMLQLINNQDMEFGGLFDPPYTGPAPTQELPPLTQSITSAAPPSTTPTPPSTSSSSILSSSPHLDALLGPPITRSSTTPDKAFQPPTFQQSPLAQVSNSTPRQQPASPQQAQTLRQPQVEQPQPILSQSSPAQAASPHGSPGPTPVFSSTPQALFTSPAPQTPPQLQPQPQTQLQASVQVQNQQQTRTTFSNPNSFTAGSPGTVSQPVTSLSSSPPAVQPVAIQAQLQGLTTTSPLLTTSVSPSAQTITSHVQQLPVLLQPQFIKAESLLLTTLKHDPCIVTTVASPTSLATTSPVQSTSLQAFMGGGTILTTVPVMVDTEKLPINRIAISGKPVGQPHKGEKRTAHNAIEKRYRSSINDKIIELKDLVAGTEAKLNKSAVLRKAIDYIRYLQQANQKLKQENMALKMSAQKNKSLKDLVAMEVDAPADVKNELPTPPASDVGSPTSFSHCGSDSEPDSPMGEDTKPSVGVLNRPASGGSAGGMLDRSRMALCAFTFLFLSLNPLAALLCSPDSSSAANTAATTTHSAGRSVLGIDIAADSWGWMDWMLPTLLVWLLNGILVSGVLIRLLVYGEPVTRPHSGSSVLFWRHRKQADLDLARGDFAQASQNLWTCLKALGRPLPTSQLDLACAALWSLLRFCLQRLWVGRWLAARAGGLRSDRPLQEDACKSSRDAALVYHRLHQLHMTGKLNGSHLSAVHMALSAVNLAECAGSCLPVASLAEVYVSAALRVKASLPRILHFTSRVFLSSARQACLSSSGSVPPAMQWLCHPLGHRFFVDGDWAIRSTPKDSIYSQAGNTVDPLAQVTQAFREHLLEKALYCVAQPHGEKSTSQGEGEYADALEYLQLLISASDAAGATSQSFAIGSNMATVTGCDPHSKWWSSVAVVIINWLQGDDAAAERLYPTVEHLPRSLQNAESLLPKACLNTFRAVRALLSKPENCQLSLSFSDKASALLRDSLNLGPHCHSSSLDKVVQLLLCDLLLVMRTNVWRLQQQGTTPVGTGSVGTSGSVGVHQASPPELQGFQQDLSSLRKLAHSFRPAMRRLFLHEATARLMAGASPTRTHQLLDRSLRRRATPGAKTEECETRPGQREQAEAVMLACRYLPPSFLSAPGQRVGMLADAARTLEKLGDKRTLHDCQQMIIKLGSGTTVTNS